One window from the genome of Cucumis melo cultivar AY chromosome 12, USDA_Cmelo_AY_1.0, whole genome shotgun sequence encodes:
- the LOC103484788 gene encoding uncharacterized protein LOC103484788 encodes MATNSLKSMIAAAVSKGVTEARARIFGHILNPTGQRSTHKLLRKKLIGDKVAQWYPYDIKKDDPLVMARLEQERLSKLEMLKRRGKGPPKKGQGRRAAKRNK; translated from the exons ATGGCTACAAATAGCCTGAAGAGTATGATTGCCGCAGCAGTCAGTAAGGGAGTGACAGAAGCAAGGGCAAGGATATTTGGTCACATACTTAACCCAACAGGTCAACGATCTACCCACAAGCTTCTGCGCAAAAAACTCATTGGTGACAAAGTAGCACAGTGGTATCCGTATGACATCAAGAAGGATGATCCTCTTGTCATGGCTCGCCTAGAACAAGA GCGCTTGTCCAAGCTTGAAATGCTAAAGCGTCGTGGTAAGGGACCACCTAAGAAGGGCCAAGGCAGGCGTGCAGCCAAGCGCAACAAGTAG
- the LOC103484777 gene encoding protein PLASTID TRANSCRIPTIONALLY ACTIVE 14 isoform X2 — protein MANSISFHHPTHRFISCPQVKDFRSFPSPRFTYNSSTSPKTRLRPIKAATGLPAFPLLQPPKADESPSELEPADPDFYKIGYVRSMRAYGIEFKEGPDGFGVYASKDVEPLRRARVIMEIPLEIMLTISQKLPWMFFPDIIPVGHPIFDIINSTDPETDWDLRLACLLLYAFDREDNFWQLYGDFLPSIDECTSLLLASEEELSELQDQNLASTIRDQQRRALEFWERNWHSGVPLKIKRLARDPKRFIWAVSIAQSRCINMETRIGALVQNANMLIPYADMLNHSFEPNCFFHWRFKDRMLEVMINAGQQIKKGQEMTVNYMNGQQNNMFLQRYGFSSPVNPWDMIKFSGNACIHLDSFLSVFNIAGLPENYYYNGRLSKKEDTFVDGAVIAAARSLPSWSDGDIPPSPSRERKAVKELQEECQRMLAAFPTTSEKDQKLLDSMSQATRTLEASIKYRLHRKLFIKKVIKALDVYQERILF, from the exons ATGGCGAATTCCATCTCCTTCCATCACCCCACTCACCGGTTCATTTCCTGCCCGCAG GTCAAGGATTTCCGGTCTTTTCCGTCACCAAGATTCACCTACAATTCTTCCACTTCCCCTAAAACCAGACTCCGGCCGATTAAAGCTGCAACTGGACTCCCTGcatttcctcttcttcaacctcccaAAGCGGACGAATCTCCTTCTGAG TTGGAACCAGCAGACCCTGATTTCTATAAGATAGGATATGTTAGAAGTATGCGAGCTTATGGAATTGAATTCAAAGAAGGACCTGATGGATTTGGTGTTTATGCTTCCAAAGATGTTGAACCTCTTCGTCGTGCTAGG GTAATTATGGAAATTCCTTTAGAAATAATGTTAACCATAAGCCAGAAACTCCCGTGGATGTTTTTCCCCGATATAATCCCAGTGGGTCATCCAATATTTGATATTATTAACTCGACAGATCCAGAG ACAGATTGGGATTTAAGGTTAGCGTGTCTTCTGTTGTATGCATTTGATCGAGAGGACAACTTTTGGCAGCTCTATGGTGATTTTCTACCAAGTATTGACGAATGTACAAGCTTGCTTCTAGCCTCTGAG GAAGAACTTTCGGAGCTGCAGGATCAAAACCTTGCTTCAACCATCAGAGATCAGCAACGTCGTGCTTTAGAGTTCTGGGAAAGGAACTGG CACAGTGGTGTACCTCTTAAAATTAAGAGGCTTGCTCGAGATCCTAAAAGATTCATTTGGGCTGTGAGTATAGCACAATCGCGATGCATAAACATGGAAACAAGGATTGGAGCCCTAGTACAAAATGCAAATATGCTAATTCCTTATGCTG ATATGCTGAACCATTCTTTTGAGCCCAATTGCTTTTTCCACTGGCGTTTTAAGGATCGGATGCTTGAGGTGATGATAAATGCTGGGCAGCAGATCAAAAAAGGGCAAGAG ATGACCGTCAATTACATGAATGGGCAACAGAACAACATGTTTCTGCAGAGATATGGTTTTTCATCTCCTGTG AACCCTTGGGATATGATCAAGTTCTCTGGCAATGCATGTATTCACCTAGATTCATTCTTATCTGTTTTCAATATAGCTGGGCTTCCTGAAAATTACTACTACAACG GTCGCTTATCTAAAAAGGAAGACACATTTGTTGACGGAGCAGTAATTGCAGCAGCAAGATCTCTGCCTTCATGGTCCGATGGGGATATCCCACCAAGCCCAAGCAGGGAGAGGAAAGCAGTTAAAGAGCTACAAGAAGAGTGCCAACGGATGCTCGCAGCATTTCCGACCACATCAGAAAAAGACCAAAAATTGCTAG ATTCAATGTCACAAGCTACCAGGACGCTAGAAGCCTCGATCAA ATATAGATTACACCGAAAGTTGTTCATAAAGAAAGTCATCAAGGCATTGGATGTTTATCAAGAGCGGATACTCTTctag
- the LOC103484777 gene encoding protein PLASTID TRANSCRIPTIONALLY ACTIVE 14 isoform X1, with translation MANSISFHHPTHRFISCPQVKDFRSFPSPRFTYNSSTSPKTRLRPIKAATGLPAFPLLQPPKADESPSELEPADPDFYKIGYVRSMRAYGIEFKEGPDGFGVYASKDVEPLRRARVIMEIPLEIMLTISQKLPWMFFPDIIPVGHPIFDIINSTDPETDWDLRLACLLLYAFDREDNFWQLYGDFLPSIDECTSLLLASEEELSELQDQNLASTIRDQQRRALEFWERNWHSGVPLKIKRLARDPKRFIWAVSIAQSRCINMETRIGALVQNANMLIPYADMLNHSFEPNCFFHWRFKDRMLEVMINAGQQIKKGQEMTVNYMNGQQNNMFLQRYGFSSPVNPWDMIKFSGNACIHLDSFLSVFNIAGLPENYYYNAIAGRLSKKEDTFVDGAVIAAARSLPSWSDGDIPPSPSRERKAVKELQEECQRMLAAFPTTSEKDQKLLDSMSQATRTLEASIKYRLHRKLFIKKVIKALDVYQERILF, from the exons ATGGCGAATTCCATCTCCTTCCATCACCCCACTCACCGGTTCATTTCCTGCCCGCAG GTCAAGGATTTCCGGTCTTTTCCGTCACCAAGATTCACCTACAATTCTTCCACTTCCCCTAAAACCAGACTCCGGCCGATTAAAGCTGCAACTGGACTCCCTGcatttcctcttcttcaacctcccaAAGCGGACGAATCTCCTTCTGAG TTGGAACCAGCAGACCCTGATTTCTATAAGATAGGATATGTTAGAAGTATGCGAGCTTATGGAATTGAATTCAAAGAAGGACCTGATGGATTTGGTGTTTATGCTTCCAAAGATGTTGAACCTCTTCGTCGTGCTAGG GTAATTATGGAAATTCCTTTAGAAATAATGTTAACCATAAGCCAGAAACTCCCGTGGATGTTTTTCCCCGATATAATCCCAGTGGGTCATCCAATATTTGATATTATTAACTCGACAGATCCAGAG ACAGATTGGGATTTAAGGTTAGCGTGTCTTCTGTTGTATGCATTTGATCGAGAGGACAACTTTTGGCAGCTCTATGGTGATTTTCTACCAAGTATTGACGAATGTACAAGCTTGCTTCTAGCCTCTGAG GAAGAACTTTCGGAGCTGCAGGATCAAAACCTTGCTTCAACCATCAGAGATCAGCAACGTCGTGCTTTAGAGTTCTGGGAAAGGAACTGG CACAGTGGTGTACCTCTTAAAATTAAGAGGCTTGCTCGAGATCCTAAAAGATTCATTTGGGCTGTGAGTATAGCACAATCGCGATGCATAAACATGGAAACAAGGATTGGAGCCCTAGTACAAAATGCAAATATGCTAATTCCTTATGCTG ATATGCTGAACCATTCTTTTGAGCCCAATTGCTTTTTCCACTGGCGTTTTAAGGATCGGATGCTTGAGGTGATGATAAATGCTGGGCAGCAGATCAAAAAAGGGCAAGAG ATGACCGTCAATTACATGAATGGGCAACAGAACAACATGTTTCTGCAGAGATATGGTTTTTCATCTCCTGTG AACCCTTGGGATATGATCAAGTTCTCTGGCAATGCATGTATTCACCTAGATTCATTCTTATCTGTTTTCAATATAGCTGGGCTTCCTGAAAATTACTACTACAACG CGATAGCAGGTCGCTTATCTAAAAAGGAAGACACATTTGTTGACGGAGCAGTAATTGCAGCAGCAAGATCTCTGCCTTCATGGTCCGATGGGGATATCCCACCAAGCCCAAGCAGGGAGAGGAAAGCAGTTAAAGAGCTACAAGAAGAGTGCCAACGGATGCTCGCAGCATTTCCGACCACATCAGAAAAAGACCAAAAATTGCTAG ATTCAATGTCACAAGCTACCAGGACGCTAGAAGCCTCGATCAA ATATAGATTACACCGAAAGTTGTTCATAAAGAAAGTCATCAAGGCATTGGATGTTTATCAAGAGCGGATACTCTTctag
- the LOC127144299 gene encoding pentatricopeptide repeat-containing protein At3g22470, mitochondrial-like produces MKRIRQQLLTLQRLPLSPELLRFQIPPILSPFSSSSSFISGSPSASIATEPNTTLTHDELTRINLLLPRLCLYNHLSTAITLLHATLLTNPSLQSLSLSVLSHSLASQSDFALTMSLLTRLKHHPNALLYSTPIVTMLISSYCKRRKSKEALKIFHWMLRPGSPCKPEERVYKTLIAGLYRKGMTFDALKVLRNMIDSNLVPDCDLRNWVFRCLLREAMIPEAMEFNETFNFVGDQDTIDHLRTVSELLNRIITNWID; encoded by the coding sequence ATGAAGAGAATAAGGCAACAGCTTCTTACCCTACAACGTCTTCCGCTCTCACCAGAGCTCCTCCGCTTTCAAATTCCTCCCATTCTTTctccattttcttcttcttcctccttcatTTCCGGTTCTCCATCAGCTTCCATAGCCACCGAACCCAATACCACTCTGACCCACGACGAGCTCACAAGGATCAATCTCCTCCTTCCTCGTCTTTGTCTCTACAACCACCTTTCTACTGCTATCACTCTTCTCCATGCCACTCTCCTCACCAATCCTTCACTTCAATCTCTTTCCCTTTCAGTTCTCTCCCACTCACTTGCTTCCCAGTCCGATTTTGCCCTCACAATGTCCCTCCTCACTCGTCTTAAGCACCATCCTAATGCCCTTCTCTATTCAACCCCTATCGTCACTATGCTTATTTCCTCGTATTGTAAACGCCGGAAATCCAAGGAGGCCTTGAAGATTTTCCATTGGATGCTGAGACCGGGGTCGCCATGTAAGCCGGAAGAGAGGGTTTATAAAACCCTAATTGCTGGACTTTATAGGAAGGGTATGACATTTGATGCTTTGAAGGTTCTCAGGAATATGATTGATTCGAATTTGGTTCCGGATTGCGATTTGAGAAATTGGGTTTTTAGGTGTTTGCTGAGAGAAGCGATGATCCCCGAAGCAATGGAGTTTAATGAGACTTTTAATTTCGTTGGCGATCAGGATACCATTGACCATCTGAGAACGGTATCGGAATTGTTGAATCGTATCATCACCAATTGGATAGACTAG
- the LOC103484769 gene encoding receptor-like protein EIX2, whose amino-acid sequence MANKHFINCYVSFVWLLCVILLSTTTVGDYTSNYNCSSAEREALISFKQGLSDPSARLSSWVGHNCCQWHGITCDLISGNVIKIDLHNSLGSTISPSSLRFGGDYEQPWKDPEDFVQDFQKTSLSGKISSSLLDLKHLNYIDLSLNNFEGAPIPYFFGMLTSVRYLNLSFANFSGQISVYLGNLSNLNHLDLSTWNLEYFKWPNLHVENLQWISSLSSLEYLNLGGVNLSNVQASNWMDAVNRLSSLSELRLTQCGISSFNTSAANFLNLTSLRVLDLSSNWINSSIPLWLSNLTSISTFDLRFNYFHNTIPRDFMKLKNLQHLHLSYNSLSNIIGDQSRPSFPQDLCKLRLLHLAGNNFKVKLEEFLDSFSNCTRNSLESLDLSSNGFVGEIPNSLGTFENLQILDLSENQLWGSLPNSIDNLSLLKYLDISYNSLNGTIPSSFGQLSNLVEFRDHNNSWKNITITEAHLINLTKLEIFRMSKYKQEFVFNISYDWIPPFKLKVLYLKNCPIGPQFPIWLRTQTQLVEITLIDVGISGSIPYEWISNISSQVTKLDLSNNLLNMSFSHIFIKSDQTNFVGESQKLLNDSIPLLYPNLIYLNLRNNTLWGPIPLTINDSMPNLFRLDLSNNYLINGTIPSSIKTMNHLGVLLMSDNQLSGELFDDWSRLESMLVVDLANNNLHGKIPTTIGLSTSLNILKLENNNLHGEIPESLQNCSLLTSIDLSENRFLNGDLPSWIGVALSKLRLLNLRFNNFSGTIPRQWCNLHFLRILDLSNNRLFGEVPSCLYNWTSFVHGDEDLGGLGYYQYSTGLRYYSYEENTMLVMKGTESKYYNAIVKLVLTIDLSMNKLSGEIPNEITKLIHLCALNLSWNALVGTIPENIGAMKTLETLDLSQNHLSGRIPDSLASLNFLTHLNMSFNNLTGKIPTGNQIQTLEDPSIYEGNPSLCGPPLKIKCPGDENSNNTPISTRDEEDGKENDSEMLLGFYISVAIGFPVGLNILFFIIFTNEARRIFYFRFIDRVNYNILQTIDSLTIGLRRMIMWRRSY is encoded by the coding sequence ATGGCCAATAAGCATTTTATAAATTGTTATGTCTCATTTGTATGGCTGTTATGCGTAATATTGCTCTCAACTACAACTGTTGGTGATTATacttcaaattataattgtagCTCTGCTGAGAGGGAAGCCTTGATTTCCTTCAAACAAGGCTTATCGGATCCTTCTGCTCGTCTTTCTTCTTGGGTTGGCCATAATTGTTGTCAATGGCATGGCATTACCTGTGATCTCATTTCTGGAAACGTCATTAAAATTGATCTACACAACTCATTGGGCTCTACCATTTCTCCATCATCTCTTAGGTTTGGTGGGGATTATGAACAACCGTGGAAAGATCCCGAGGATTTTGTACAAGACTTCCAAAAGACTTCTTTGAGTGGGAAAATAAGTTCTTCTCTACTTGACCTCAAACATTTGAATTATATCGACTTAAGTCTAAATAATTTTGAAGGTGCTCCAATTCCATATTTTTTTGGGATGCTCACGAGCGTAAGGTATCTCAACCTTTCTTTTGCAAATTTTAGTGGACAAATTTCTGTTTATCTAGGAAATTTATCTAATTTGAATCATCTAGATCTTTCTACTTGGAATCTAGAGTATTTCAAATGGCCTAATTTGCATGTTGAAAACTTGCAATGGATTTCTAGTCTTTCTTCTCTTGAGTACCTTAATCTTGGAGGGGTGAATTTAAGTAATGTCCAAGCTTCAAATTGGATGGATGCAGTGAATAGACTTTCTTCTTTGTCAGAATTACGCTTAACTCAATGTGGTATTTCAAGTTTTAATACTTCAGCTGCTAATTTTTTAAATCTCACTTCACTTAGAGTCCTCGATTTATCGAGTAACTGGATAAATTCTTCTATACCTTTGTGGCTATCTAACCTTACTAGCATTTCAACGTTTGATTTGAGGTTCAATTATTTTCACAATACAATTCCTCGTGATTTTATGAAATTGAAAAATCTCCAACACCTACACTTAAGCTATAATAGTTTAAGTAATATTATTGGAGATCAATCACGGCCAAGCTTTCCACAAGATCTTTGCAAGTTACGACTTTTGCACCTTGCGGGCAATAATTTTAAGGTTAAACTTGAAGAGTTTTTGGATAGTTTCTCAAATTGTACCCGGAATAGTTTGGAATCCTTGGACTTGTCAAGCAATGGATTTGTGGGAGAAATACCAAATTCATTGGGAACATTTGAGAACCTACAAATCTTGGATCTCTCCGAAAATCAATTGTGGGGTTCACTTCCAAATTCAATAGATAATTTGTCTTTGTTAAAATATTTGGATATCTCATATAACTCTTTAAATGGAACTATACCTTCAAGTTTTGGACAACTTTCAAACTTAGTTGAGTTTAGAGATCACAATAATTCATGGAAGAATATAACTATAACAGAGGCACACTTAATAAATTTGACAAAGTTGGAAATCTTTCGAATGTCAAAATATAAACAAGAATTTGTTTTCAACATCTCATACGATTGGATTCCTCCATTCAAACTGAAGGTTCTTTATTTGAAAAATTGTCCCATTGGCCCACAGTTTCCAATTTGGCTTCGAACTCAAACTCAACTTGTTGAAATCACTCTCATCGATGTTGGGATCTCAGGCTCTATACCATACGAGTGGATTTCTAACATATCTTCTCAAGTCACTAAATTGGATTTGTCCAACAACTTGCTCAATATGAGCTTCTCCCACATATTCATCAAATCCGATCAAACTAATTTTGTTGGTGAAAGTCAAAAGCTCCTCAATGACTCAATTCCCCTCCTTTATCCAAATCTAATATACTTGAATCTACGAAACAATACACTGTGGGGCCCTATACCCTTAACTATCAATGATTCGATGCCCAACTTGTTTCGATTAGATTTGTCTAATAATTACCTTATTAATGGTACAATTCCATCATCCATTAAAACAATGAATCACCTTGGAGTACTGTTAATGTCAGACAACCAACTTTCAGGGGAGCTTTTTGATGATTGGAGTAGACTCGAATCAATGCTTGTTGTTGATTTAGCCAACAATAATCTACACGGAAAAATTCCAACCACAATAGGTCTGTCAACATCCCTCAACATATTAAAGTTAGAGAACAACAATTTGCATGGAGAAATTCCGGAATCCTTGCAGAATTGTTCACTACTCACGAGCATCGATCTTTCAGAAAATAGATTCTTAAACGGAGACCTGCCTTCATGGATAGGAGTAGCTTTGTCAAAGCTACGATTGTTGAACTTGCGGTTTAATAATTTCAGCGGAACCATTCCAAGACAATGGTGCAATCTTCATTTTCTTCGTATATTAGATTTATCAAACAATCGTCTTTTTGGAGAAGTTCCAAGTTGTTTGTATAATTGGACATCTTTTGTCCATGGCGATGAAGACTTAGGTGGATTGGGATATTATCAATATAGTACGGGATTGAGGTATTACTCGTACGAAGAAAATACAATGTTGGTTATGAAAGGTACAGAGTCTAAATACTACAATGCTATTGTTAAGCTTGTTTTGACAATAGATCTTTCAATGAATAAATTGAGTGGTGAAATTCCAAATGAGATAACAAAGCTCATTCATTTGTGTGCTCTAAACTTGTCTTGGAATGCTCTTGTGGGTACCATTCCAGAAAATATTGGGGCCATGAAGACTTTAGAAACACTGGATCTCTCCCAAAACCATCTTTCTGGAAGGATTCCCGACAGCCTAGCATCTTTAAATTTCTTGACACATTTGAATATGTCATTCAACAATTTGACTGGAAAAATACCAACGGGTAATCAGATTCAAACGCTGGAAGATCCCTCCATATATGAAGGCAATCCTTCTTTATGCGGGCCTCCTCTTAAGATCAAGTGTCCTGGTGATGAAAATTCAAATAATACCCCTATTTCAACAAGGgatgaagaagatggaaaagaaaatgacTCAGAAATGCTTCTTGGCTTCTACATCAGTGTGGCAATTGGTTTTCCAGTTGGTCTCAACATCTTGTTCTTTATCATTTTCACAAATGAAGCAAGGAGAATATTCTACTTTCGCTTTATTGATCGTGTCAACTACAACATACTCCAGACAATTGACTCTCTTACGATTGGTTTGAGGAGAATGATCATGTGGAGAAGAAGCTACTAA
- the LOC103484744 gene encoding receptor-like protein EIX2 isoform X1, which translates to MLAVDLANNNLHGKIPTTIGLSTSLNILKLENNNLHGEIPESLQNCSLLRSIDLSGNRFLNGDLPSWIGVAVSELRLLNLRSNNFSGTIPRQWCNLHFLRIFDLSNNRLFGEVPSCLYNWTSFVHGDNDYRGLGFYHYSKGVFSYAYEENTRLVMKGIESEYYNNIVKLVLTIDLSRNKLSGQIPNEITKLIHLVTLNLSWNSLVGTIPRNIGAIRSLQTLDLSHNHLIGRIPDSLASLSFLTHLNMSFNNLTGRIPTGNQLQTLEDPSIYEGNPHLCGPPLIQINCPSDESSTNLLTSTSEEEENGSEMVGFYISMAIGFPFGINILFFTIFTNQARRIFYLRIVDRVNYNILQTIVFLIIGLRRMIIWRR; encoded by the coding sequence ATGCTTGCTGTTGATTTAGCCAACAATAATCTACACGGAAAAATTCCAACCACAATAGGTTTGTCAACATCCCTCAACATATTAAAGTTAGAGAACAACAATTTGCATGGAGAAATTCCGGAGTCCTTGCAAAATTGTTCACTACTCAGGAGCATCGATCTTTCAGGAAATAGATTCTTAAACGGAGACCTGCCTTCATGGATAGGAGTAGCTGTGTCAGAGCTGCGGTTGTTGAACTTGCGGTCTAATAATTTCAGCGGAACCATTCCAAGACAATGGTGCAATCTTCATTTTCTTCGTATATTTGATCTATCAAACAATCGTCTTTTTGGAGAAGTTCCAAGTTGTTTGTATAATTGGACATCTTTTGTCCATGGCGATAATGACTATCGTGGATTAGGATTTTATCATTATAGCAAAGGAGTGTTTAGTTACGCATACGAAGAAAATACAAGGTTGGTTATGAAAGGTATAGAGTCTGAATACTACAATAATATTGTCAAACTTGTTCTGACAATAGATCTTTCAAGAAATAAATTGAGTGGTCAGATTCCAAATGAGATAACAAAGCTCATTCATTTGGTTACTCTAAACTTGTCTTGGAATTCTCTTGTGGGTACCATACCACGAAATATAGGAGCCATAAGGAGTTTACAGACACTGGATCTCTCCCACAACCATCTTATTGGAAGAATTCCTGACAGCTTAGCATCTCTAAGTTTCTTGACACATTTGAATATGTCATTCAACAATTTGACAGGAAGAATACCGACGGGTAATCAGCTTCAAACACTGGAAGACCCCTCGATCTATGAAGGCAATCCTCATCTATGTGGGCCTCCTCTAATTCAGATCAATTGTCCAAGTGATGAAAGTTCAACCAATCTACTAACTTCAACAagcgaagaagaagaaaatggcTCGGAAATGGTTGGCTTCTATATTAGTATGgcaattggttttccatttggCATCAACATACTGTTCTTTACCATTTTCACAAATCAAGCAAGAAGAATATTCTACCTTCGCATTGTGGATCGTGTCAATTATAACATACTCCAAACAATTGTCTTTCTTATAATTGGTCTGAGGAGAATGATTATATGGAGACGATGA